One window of the Bradyrhizobium sp. NP1 genome contains the following:
- a CDS encoding gluconate 2-dehydrogenase subunit 3 family protein has translation MPGIDARQPNRKPPQRHASHSGVTRRSLLASAALLMTTSIAGARVVTKVLPWKPNEAYPVTPVVPGGYLFFTPAEATIVDAFVDRLIPTDELGAGAKDAGVTTFIDRQLTGPYGGHDWLYMQGPFSATPLPSQGLQSPLTPRQQYRLGLAALEAYCKESYGGRGFTELNSDEKDKLIAAMEKSEVQFKGFSSRMLFSALYTNTIEGYFADPIYGGNRDMVGWKLVGFPGVRYDFRDVMEKPNQAYTLPPVSMQGRAAWGER, from the coding sequence ATGCCTGGAATTGATGCCCGACAGCCGAACCGGAAACCGCCGCAACGGCATGCGTCTCATTCCGGCGTCACACGCCGCAGCCTGCTTGCCAGCGCAGCCCTTCTGATGACGACTTCGATCGCGGGCGCGCGGGTCGTCACGAAAGTGCTGCCCTGGAAGCCGAACGAAGCCTATCCGGTCACCCCGGTCGTGCCCGGCGGCTATCTGTTCTTCACGCCGGCCGAAGCGACCATTGTCGATGCCTTCGTCGATCGCCTGATTCCGACCGACGAACTCGGCGCCGGCGCCAAGGACGCCGGCGTCACCACCTTCATCGACCGCCAGCTGACCGGACCCTATGGCGGGCACGACTGGCTCTATATGCAGGGACCGTTCTCCGCGACGCCCTTGCCGTCGCAAGGCCTGCAGTCGCCGCTGACGCCGCGCCAGCAGTACCGCTTGGGGCTCGCCGCGCTCGAAGCCTATTGCAAGGAGAGCTATGGCGGCCGCGGCTTCACCGAGCTCAATTCGGACGAAAAGGACAAGCTGATCGCGGCCATGGAAAAGAGCGAAGTCCAGTTCAAGGGTTTCTCGAGTCGCATGCTGTTTTCCGCGCTCTACACCAACACCATCGAGGGCTATTTCGCCGATCCGATCTATGGCGGCAATCGCGACATGGTCGGCTGGAAGCTCGTCGGCTTCCCCGGCGTGCGCTACGATTTTCGCGACGTGATGGAGAAGCCGAACCAGGCCTACACGCTGCCGCCGGTTTCCATGCAGGGCCGCGCCGCCTGGGGAGAACGCTGA
- a CDS encoding GMC family oxidoreductase yields the protein MARRLPRKDVVIVGLGWTGSILAYELSRSGLEVVALERGPWRDTASDFNIGTAADELRYAVRHDIFLRPKQETLTMRNNPSQTALPIRKWGSFLPGNGVGGAGVHWNGQTWRFLPDDFRIRSHMIERYGEAILPEGNQIQDWPVSYEDLEPHYDKFERVAGISGKAGNIKGEVQPGGNPFEGARERDYPTPPMRQGYAQELFTKAASGMGLHPFPRPSANISIAYTNPYGCSMAPCTYCGFCERFGCANYSKASPQTCVLPALVREPTFEARTECEVMHVNLSGDGKMATGVTYVDASGEEWEQPGDLVLICAYSLFNVRLLLLSGIGRPFDPATGEGVVGRNYAYQTGSGSTAFFEDAKFNPFAAAGSLGAALDDYNSDNFDHGPHGFVGGANITCAYTNGRPILYHPTPRGTPTWGSAWKKAVHDTYQRVTTVGAQGSVMSYRNNYLDLDPTYKDPLGRPLMRMTFDYQDNERKMANWMADRCDEIAKAMGAKTTQIGRLVGPWSVVPYQTTHNTGGTIMGSDPRTSVLNRYLQSWDVPNVFVTGASAFPQNAGYNPTGTVGALTYWALDAIFDYLKSPAPLVQP from the coding sequence ATGGCCCGCCGTCTTCCGCGCAAGGATGTCGTCATCGTCGGCCTCGGCTGGACCGGATCGATCCTGGCTTACGAGCTTTCGCGCAGCGGGCTCGAGGTCGTAGCCCTCGAACGCGGGCCGTGGCGCGACACCGCCTCCGATTTCAACATCGGGACCGCCGCCGACGAGCTGCGCTATGCGGTGCGCCACGACATCTTCCTGCGTCCGAAGCAGGAAACGCTGACCATGCGCAACAACCCGTCGCAGACGGCGCTGCCGATCCGCAAATGGGGCAGCTTCCTGCCCGGCAACGGCGTCGGCGGCGCCGGCGTGCACTGGAACGGCCAGACCTGGCGTTTCCTGCCCGACGACTTCCGCATCCGCAGCCACATGATCGAGCGCTACGGCGAAGCGATCCTGCCCGAGGGCAACCAGATCCAGGACTGGCCGGTCTCCTATGAAGACCTCGAGCCGCACTACGACAAGTTCGAGCGCGTCGCCGGCATCTCCGGCAAGGCCGGCAACATCAAGGGCGAGGTCCAACCGGGCGGCAATCCGTTCGAGGGCGCGCGCGAGCGCGACTATCCGACGCCGCCGATGCGGCAGGGCTACGCGCAGGAGTTGTTCACCAAGGCCGCGAGCGGCATGGGGCTGCATCCGTTCCCGCGGCCGTCGGCGAACATCTCGATCGCCTACACCAATCCGTATGGTTGCAGCATGGCGCCCTGCACCTATTGCGGCTTCTGCGAGCGGTTCGGCTGCGCCAACTATTCCAAGGCCTCGCCGCAGACCTGCGTGCTGCCGGCGCTGGTGCGCGAGCCGACCTTCGAGGCGCGCACCGAGTGCGAGGTGATGCATGTGAACCTGTCCGGCGACGGCAAGATGGCGACCGGCGTGACCTATGTCGATGCGAGCGGCGAGGAGTGGGAGCAGCCGGGCGATCTCGTGCTGATCTGCGCCTACAGCCTGTTCAATGTGCGCCTGCTGCTGCTGTCGGGCATCGGCAGGCCGTTCGACCCCGCGACGGGCGAGGGCGTGGTCGGGCGCAATTACGCCTACCAGACCGGCTCCGGTTCGACGGCGTTTTTCGAGGACGCCAAGTTCAATCCGTTCGCGGCGGCGGGTTCGCTGGGCGCGGCGCTCGACGATTACAACAGCGACAATTTCGATCACGGCCCGCACGGCTTTGTCGGCGGCGCCAATATCACCTGCGCCTATACCAATGGACGGCCGATCCTCTATCACCCGACGCCGCGCGGCACGCCGACCTGGGGCAGCGCCTGGAAGAAGGCGGTGCACGACACCTATCAGCGCGTCACCACCGTCGGCGCGCAGGGCAGCGTGATGAGCTACCGCAACAACTATCTCGACCTCGATCCGACCTACAAGGATCCGCTCGGCCGTCCGCTGATGCGCATGACCTTCGATTACCAGGACAATGAGCGCAAGATGGCGAACTGGATGGCCGATCGTTGCGACGAGATCGCGAAGGCGATGGGCGCCAAGACCACGCAGATCGGCCGCCTGGTCGGACCGTGGTCGGTCGTGCCCTACCAGACCACGCACAATACCGGCGGCACCATCATGGGCAGCGATCCCAGGACCAGCGTGCTCAACCGTTACCTGCAATCCTGGGACGTGCCGAATGTGTTCGTAACGGGCGCTTCCGCCTTCCCGCAGAATGCCGGCTATAACCCGACCGGCACGGTGGGCGCGCTGACCTATTGGGCGCTGGACGCGATCTTCGACTATCTGAAGTCGCCCGCGCCGCTGGTGCAGCCGTGA
- a CDS encoding cytochrome c, which yields MTGLRRATTLCGALALVLLVGAERAIADPDTFTDVERGKALATAGDCTACHTVPGGRRFAGGLALQTPFGVIMTPNITPDNATGIGSWSADDFARAMHEGRRPGGTFLYPAFPYPYYTRVTRKDLDAIYAYLRSLAPVDNRVNRNTLPFPFNIRLSMVGWNALFFKPGAFVPDPKRSDEFNRGAYLVEGLGHCGACHTPFNAFGAGKNERYLEGNQIDNWTVPNITNDPHVGLGKWSVDDIVQYLKTGQSRTSLASGPMKDVVENSTSKMPDADLKAIAVYLKERGAAGPSAPAPLPETDARMQVGQAIFVDSCAACHTRAGAGVEHMFPKLAGNVIATQDDPASLIRIVIAGGRAASTDERPTAPAMPSLGFRLSDEQIAAVVTYVRNSWGNAASPVSAETVKALRGRVAGAGD from the coding sequence ATGACAGGCTTGCGGCGGGCTACGACGCTGTGCGGCGCGCTCGCGCTCGTCTTGCTGGTTGGCGCCGAACGCGCCATCGCCGATCCCGACACCTTTACCGACGTCGAGCGCGGCAAGGCGCTGGCGACCGCGGGCGACTGCACCGCCTGCCACACCGTGCCCGGCGGCAGGCGGTTTGCCGGGGGACTCGCGCTGCAAACGCCGTTTGGCGTGATCATGACGCCCAACATCACGCCTGACAACGCGACGGGGATCGGAAGCTGGTCGGCGGATGATTTCGCGCGCGCCATGCATGAGGGCCGGCGGCCGGGCGGCACCTTCCTCTATCCGGCGTTTCCCTATCCCTATTACACCAGGGTGACGCGCAAGGATCTCGACGCGATCTACGCCTATCTGCGCTCGCTTGCTCCTGTCGACAATCGCGTCAACCGCAACACGCTGCCGTTCCCGTTCAACATCCGCCTGTCGATGGTCGGATGGAATGCGCTGTTCTTCAAGCCCGGCGCCTTCGTGCCCGACCCGAAACGCTCCGACGAGTTCAACCGCGGCGCCTATCTGGTCGAGGGGCTCGGCCATTGCGGCGCGTGCCATACGCCGTTCAACGCGTTCGGCGCCGGCAAGAACGAGCGCTATCTCGAAGGCAACCAGATCGACAACTGGACCGTGCCCAACATCACCAACGACCCGCATGTGGGACTGGGCAAATGGTCGGTCGACGATATCGTGCAGTACCTGAAGACCGGCCAGAGCCGCACCAGCCTCGCCAGCGGCCCGATGAAGGATGTGGTGGAGAATTCGACCTCGAAAATGCCGGATGCGGACCTGAAGGCGATCGCGGTCTATCTGAAGGAGCGCGGCGCGGCCGGCCCGTCCGCGCCGGCGCCGCTGCCGGAGACGGACGCGCGCATGCAGGTCGGGCAGGCGATCTTCGTCGACAGCTGCGCGGCATGCCATACCCGCGCCGGCGCCGGGGTCGAGCACATGTTTCCAAAGCTCGCCGGCAATGTGATCGCGACGCAGGACGATCCGGCTTCCCTGATCCGCATCGTGATTGCGGGCGGCCGTGCCGCCTCGACCGACGAGCGGCCGACCGCGCCAGCGATGCCCTCTCTCGGCTTCCGCCTGAGCGACGAGCAGATCGCCGCCGTCGTCACCTATGTCCGCAATTCCTGGGGCAACGCGGCTTCCCCCGTCTCGGCCGAGACGGTGAAGGCCTTGCGAGGGCGCGTCGCGGGGGCGGGGGACTAA
- a CDS encoding trypsin-like peptidase domain-containing protein has product MLDLTSALPDNGASSRATERTPDNDQALLDAYSNAVIAVTDRVGPAVVRVETGPKVRNPRERGGLGSGIVISPDGLVLTNSHVVGTSKEIRLRDIEGVVTDARVLGVDPDTDLALLRADGVRDLPYASLGNSKTLRRGQLVVAIGNPLGFESTVTAGVVSALGRSIRSVSGRMIEDVIQTDAALNPGNSGGPLVSSKSEVIGINTAIINGAQGICFAVASNTAQFVLSEIIRHGYVRRAYIGVSGQTAPIPRRHAVVAGVENKMGALLAQIEPDGPAAKAGLLPGDVVIKLDGVDIKGVDDLIRALDRDRIDRTLETDVLRLGRLRSLAIHPVERKPAGRAA; this is encoded by the coding sequence ATGTTGGATTTGACCTCTGCCCTCCCGGATAACGGCGCGTCATCGCGGGCGACTGAACGTACCCCCGACAACGACCAGGCGCTGCTCGACGCCTATTCAAACGCCGTGATCGCCGTGACCGACCGCGTCGGCCCGGCGGTCGTGCGCGTGGAGACGGGCCCGAAGGTCCGCAATCCGCGCGAGCGCGGCGGGCTCGGCTCCGGCATCGTGATCTCGCCCGACGGCCTGGTTCTCACCAATAGCCACGTCGTCGGCACCTCGAAGGAAATCAGGCTCCGCGACATCGAGGGCGTCGTCACCGATGCGCGCGTGCTCGGCGTAGACCCCGACACCGATCTCGCGCTGCTGCGCGCCGACGGCGTGCGCGACCTGCCTTACGCCTCGCTCGGCAACTCCAAGACCTTGCGGCGTGGCCAGCTCGTGGTCGCGATCGGCAATCCGCTCGGCTTCGAGTCGACGGTCACCGCGGGCGTGGTTTCCGCGCTCGGCCGCTCGATCCGCTCGGTGAGCGGGCGGATGATCGAGGACGTGATCCAGACCGATGCCGCGCTCAACCCCGGCAATTCCGGGGGGCCGCTGGTGTCGTCGAAATCGGAGGTGATCGGCATCAACACCGCGATCATCAACGGCGCGCAGGGAATCTGCTTTGCGGTCGCGAGCAACACCGCGCAATTCGTGCTGTCGGAGATCATCCGCCACGGCTATGTCCGGCGCGCCTATATCGGCGTATCCGGCCAGACCGCGCCGATCCCGCGGCGGCACGCGGTTGTGGCCGGCGTCGAGAACAAGATGGGCGCGCTCTTGGCGCAGATCGAGCCGGACGGGCCGGCGGCGAAGGCCGGGTTGTTGCCGGGCGACGTCGTCATCAAGCTGGACGGCGTCGACATCAAGGGTGTCGACGACCTGATCCGCGCGCTCGATCGCGACCGCATCGACCGCACGCTCGAGACGGACGTACTGCGGCTCGGCCGCCTGCGTTCTCTGGCGATCCACCCGGTCGAGCGCAAGCCTGCGGGGCGCGCTGCTTGA
- a CDS encoding indolepyruvate ferredoxin oxidoreductase family protein — protein MTLMEVGLDDKYRLETKRIYLSGVQALVRLPMLQRERDRRANLSTAGFISGYRGSPLGMYDHALWRAKSFLQAQDIAFVPGLNEDLAATAVWGSQQVGLFPGAKVDGVFGIWYGKGPGVDRSVDALKHANSAGSSRHGGVLALAGDDHGCQSSTLAHQSEQVFAAALIPILNPSTLQDYLDLGLYGFALSRYSGCWVGFKAISETVESSASIDSDPSRIEIVTPSDFEMPPDGLNIRWPDPPLEQERRLFGAKMAAVAAFVRANKLDRIVLDAKPARLGIIATGKAYLDLRQAMADLGITDREAKALGLRIYKVALTWPLEEEGAKRFAEGLQDVLVVEEKRGFIEDQLMRILYNVDAWNRPTVVGKRDEAGRPLLPSEGELTPTIVASALMARLRRLGPPNPVLEQRLARLEAFDAPVAASTPITLQRTPYFCSGCPHNTSTKLPEGSRAMAGIGCHGMALYIPARRTATITHMGGEGANWIGQAPFTSEDHVFQNLGDGTYTHSGLLALRAASAAGVNITYKILYNDAVAMTGGQPAEGRFNVAQIAHQVWAEGTKRLAIVSDDPDKYPANYFPPGATVHHRREMDALQRELREVKGLSALIYDQTCAAEKRRRRKRGLYPDPPKRVFINDLVCEGCGDCSAASNCVSVQPLETEFGRKRQIDQSNCNKDYSCVEGFCPSFVTVHGGTLKRARNTAVDSGQLFADLPLPPVRPLDGPYNILVTGIGGTGVITIGALLGMAAHVDGRGCSALDFTGLAQKNGAVMSHVRIAPRPEDISTVRITSGGADLILGCDIVVSVSDPALSRAERGVTKAFVNADLQPTASFVQNPDIDFEMGAMRSALRDAIGDNNLDIIDATGMATTLMGDSIATNAFMLGYAFQKGAIPLSLEAILRAIEINGAAIEMNKQAFTWGRLAAHDLSRVRSVLQFRTRPATATRTLDETIDLRAEFLTGYQDEAYAARYREAVGKVRKAEGAVAPASTELTEAVAKNLFKLMAYKDEYEVARLYTDGSFASKIGEKFEGDFSLKFYMAPPIFARRDKRTGRLQKQEFGGWMMSAFRLLARLKFLRGTAFDIFGRTAERKAERRLVEDYFAMIDERTAGLKTEQIPLLARLARIPETIRGYGHIKEASMAKAAAERSRLKAELENSRFAAAAE, from the coding sequence ATGACGCTGATGGAGGTTGGGCTCGACGACAAATACCGGCTCGAGACCAAGCGAATCTATCTCTCAGGCGTCCAGGCGCTGGTGCGGCTGCCCATGTTGCAGCGCGAACGGGACCGGCGCGCAAACCTCAGCACCGCGGGCTTCATCTCCGGCTATCGCGGCTCGCCGCTTGGCATGTACGACCACGCGCTGTGGCGCGCGAAATCCTTCCTGCAGGCGCAGGACATCGCCTTCGTCCCCGGCCTGAATGAGGACCTTGCCGCAACAGCGGTCTGGGGCAGCCAGCAGGTTGGCCTGTTTCCGGGCGCCAAGGTCGATGGCGTGTTCGGCATCTGGTACGGCAAGGGACCGGGCGTCGACCGCTCGGTCGATGCGCTCAAGCATGCCAATTCGGCCGGCTCCTCGCGCCATGGCGGCGTGCTGGCGCTCGCCGGCGACGACCATGGCTGCCAGTCCTCGACGCTGGCGCATCAGAGCGAGCAGGTGTTTGCCGCCGCGCTGATCCCGATCCTCAATCCGTCGACGCTGCAGGATTATCTCGACCTCGGCCTCTATGGCTTTGCGCTGTCGCGCTATTCCGGTTGCTGGGTCGGCTTCAAGGCGATCTCCGAGACGGTGGAAAGCTCCGCCTCGATCGACAGCGACCCGTCGCGGATCGAGATCGTGACGCCAAGCGATTTCGAGATGCCGCCCGACGGCCTCAACATCCGCTGGCCCGATCCGCCGCTGGAGCAGGAACGGCGGCTGTTCGGGGCGAAGATGGCCGCGGTTGCAGCCTTCGTGCGCGCCAACAAGCTCGACAGAATCGTGCTCGACGCCAAGCCGGCGCGGCTCGGCATCATCGCAACCGGCAAGGCCTATCTCGATCTGCGGCAGGCCATGGCCGATCTCGGGATCACCGACCGCGAGGCCAAGGCGCTGGGACTGCGCATCTACAAGGTGGCGCTGACCTGGCCGCTGGAAGAGGAAGGCGCCAAGCGCTTCGCCGAGGGCTTGCAGGACGTGCTGGTGGTCGAGGAGAAGCGCGGCTTCATCGAGGACCAGCTGATGCGCATCCTCTACAATGTGGATGCCTGGAATCGGCCCACCGTGGTCGGCAAGCGCGACGAGGCAGGCCGCCCGCTACTGCCGAGCGAGGGCGAATTGACGCCGACCATCGTCGCTTCCGCGCTGATGGCCCGGCTGCGGCGGCTCGGGCCGCCGAACCCGGTGCTCGAGCAGCGTCTGGCGCGGCTGGAGGCCTTCGACGCCCCGGTCGCGGCGAGCACGCCCATCACGCTGCAGCGCACGCCCTATTTCTGCTCGGGCTGTCCGCACAACACCTCGACCAAATTGCCCGAGGGCAGCCGCGCCATGGCCGGCATCGGCTGCCACGGCATGGCGCTCTACATCCCGGCGCGGCGCACCGCGACCATCACGCATATGGGCGGCGAAGGTGCGAACTGGATCGGACAGGCGCCCTTCACCAGCGAAGACCACGTCTTCCAGAATCTCGGCGACGGCACCTATACCCATTCGGGCCTGCTGGCGCTGCGCGCCGCGTCAGCCGCCGGCGTCAACATCACCTACAAGATCCTCTATAACGATGCGGTCGCAATGACCGGCGGTCAGCCCGCGGAAGGGCGCTTCAATGTCGCGCAGATCGCGCACCAGGTCTGGGCCGAGGGGACGAAGCGGCTTGCGATTGTCTCCGACGATCCCGACAAATACCCCGCGAACTACTTCCCGCCCGGCGCCACCGTGCATCACCGCCGCGAGATGGACGCGCTGCAGCGCGAATTGCGCGAGGTCAAGGGGCTGTCAGCCCTGATCTACGACCAGACCTGCGCGGCCGAGAAGCGGCGGCGCCGCAAGCGCGGGCTCTATCCCGATCCGCCCAAGCGCGTCTTCATCAACGATCTCGTCTGCGAAGGCTGCGGCGACTGCTCGGCCGCCTCGAACTGCGTCTCGGTGCAGCCGCTGGAGACCGAGTTCGGCCGCAAGCGCCAGATCGACCAGTCGAACTGCAACAAGGACTATTCCTGCGTCGAGGGGTTTTGCCCGAGCTTCGTCACCGTGCATGGCGGCACGCTCAAGCGCGCCAGGAATACGGCGGTCGATTCCGGCCAGCTGTTCGCCGACCTGCCGCTGCCGCCGGTACGCCCGCTCGACGGCCCCTACAACATCCTCGTCACCGGCATCGGCGGCACCGGCGTCATCACCATCGGCGCCCTGCTCGGCATGGCCGCCCATGTCGACGGCCGCGGCTGCTCCGCGCTCGACTTCACGGGCCTTGCGCAGAAGAACGGCGCGGTCATGAGCCATGTGCGGATCGCGCCCAGGCCGGAGGACATCTCGACCGTCCGCATCACCTCGGGAGGCGCCGACCTCATCCTCGGCTGCGACATCGTGGTGTCCGTCAGCGACCCCGCGCTCAGCCGCGCCGAGCGCGGTGTCACCAAAGCCTTCGTCAACGCCGACCTGCAGCCGACCGCGAGCTTCGTGCAGAATCCGGACATCGATTTCGAGATGGGCGCGATGCGGAGTGCGCTGCGCGACGCCATCGGCGACAACAATCTCGACATCATCGACGCCACCGGCATGGCGACGACGCTGATGGGCGACAGCATCGCGACCAACGCCTTCATGCTCGGCTATGCCTTCCAGAAGGGGGCGATCCCGCTGTCGCTGGAAGCGATCCTGCGCGCGATCGAGATCAACGGCGCCGCGATCGAAATGAACAAGCAGGCCTTTACCTGGGGCCGGCTCGCCGCGCATGACCTGTCGCGGGTGCGCAGCGTGCTGCAGTTCCGCACGCGTCCGGCGACCGCAACGCGGACGCTCGACGAGACCATCGATCTGCGCGCGGAATTTCTGACCGGCTACCAGGACGAAGCCTATGCCGCGCGCTACCGCGAAGCCGTCGGCAAGGTGCGCAAGGCGGAAGGCGCCGTTGCGCCCGCCTCGACCGAATTGACCGAAGCGGTCGCGAAAAACCTGTTCAAGCTGATGGCCTACAAGGACGAATACGAGGTCGCGCGGCTCTACACCGACGGCAGCTTTGCCAGCAAGATCGGCGAGAAATTCGAAGGTGATTTCAGTCTCAAGTTCTATATGGCGCCGCCGATCTTCGCGCGCCGCGACAAGAGAACCGGCAGGTTGCAGAAGCAGGAATTCGGCGGCTGGATGATGTCGGCCTTCCGCCTCCTGGCGCGGCTGAAATTTTTGCGCGGCACCGCGTTCGACATCTTTGGCCGTACCGCCGAGCGCAAGGCCGAACGCAGGCTGGTCGAGGATTATTTCGCGATGATCGACGAGCGCACGGCTGGCCTGAAAACGGAGCAGATCCCGCTGCTGGCGCGGCTTGCGCGCATTCCGGAAACGATCCGCGGCTACGGCCACATCAAGGAAGCGAGCATGGCCAAGGCCGCCGCCGAGCGTTCGCGGCTGAAAGCGGAGCTGGAGAACAGCCGGTTTGCGGCGGCAGCGGAATAG
- the soxA gene encoding sulfur oxidation c-type cytochrome SoxA, with amino-acid sequence MKVLPAIAVAALLFAAASVTAADIPRDQRRSGFTFMGPESQVMQNDETANPGMLWVVDGEKLWNAKAGSADKACADCHGDARASMKGLAARYPAFDAALGRPVDLTQRINLERSRHQQAPPLANESHDLLALTAFVAAQSRGLPITAGEDPQLKPFVAQGQRLFMQRQGQLNLACANCHDDNWDKRLAGSPITQAHPTGYPEYRLEWQSLGSLQRRLRACIFGIRAQPYDYGAPELVALELYLMTRASGMAMETPAVRP; translated from the coding sequence ATGAAGGTTCTGCCGGCGATAGCTGTTGCGGCGCTGCTATTTGCCGCCGCGTCGGTCACCGCCGCGGACATCCCGCGCGACCAGCGCCGCTCCGGCTTCACCTTCATGGGGCCGGAAAGCCAGGTCATGCAGAACGACGAGACGGCCAATCCGGGCATGCTCTGGGTGGTCGACGGCGAGAAGCTGTGGAACGCCAAGGCCGGCAGCGCGGACAAGGCCTGCGCCGACTGTCACGGCGACGCCCGCGCCAGCATGAAGGGTCTCGCCGCCCGCTATCCCGCCTTCGACGCGGCGCTCGGCCGGCCGGTGGACCTCACGCAGCGCATCAACCTGGAGCGCAGCCGGCATCAACAGGCACCGCCGCTTGCGAACGAAAGCCACGACCTGCTGGCGCTCACCGCCTTCGTCGCCGCGCAGTCGCGCGGGCTTCCGATCACGGCCGGGGAGGATCCGCAGCTCAAGCCGTTCGTCGCGCAGGGCCAAAGACTGTTCATGCAGCGGCAGGGCCAGCTCAACCTCGCCTGCGCCAACTGCCATGACGACAATTGGGACAAGCGCCTCGCCGGCTCGCCGATCACGCAAGCCCATCCGACCGGCTATCCGGAGTACCGGCTGGAATGGCAGTCGCTCGGCTCGCTGCAGCGCCGGCTGCGCGCCTGCATCTTTGGCATCCGCGCGCAACCTTACGACTATGGCGCGCCGGAGCTGGTGGCGCTCGAGCTCTATCTGATGACGCGCGCCAGCGGCATGGCGATGGAGACACCGGCAGTACGGCCATGA
- the soxZ gene encoding thiosulfate oxidation carrier complex protein SoxZ, translating to MPSALINVPAKAKRGDVIEIKTLMSHIMETGYRYTAAGEKVPRDIITNFSCRFNGKEIFRADLFPAIAANPFFSFFTVASESGKFEFEWIGDKGFSETASAAITVE from the coding sequence ATGCCGTCAGCCCTGATCAACGTCCCGGCCAAGGCCAAACGCGGCGATGTGATCGAGATCAAGACGCTGATGTCGCACATCATGGAGACCGGCTATCGCTATACGGCCGCTGGCGAAAAGGTCCCGCGCGACATCATCACCAACTTCAGTTGCCGCTTCAACGGCAAGGAGATTTTCCGCGCCGATCTGTTCCCGGCAATCGCCGCCAATCCCTTCTTCTCCTTCTTCACGGTCGCGAGCGAGAGCGGCAAGTTCGAGTTCGAATGGATCGGCGACAAGGGATTTTCCGAAACCGCGTCCGCCGCCATCACGGTCGAATGA
- a CDS encoding SoxY-related AACIE arm protein, translated as MRQGDPSTRRRFLKLTGSAAVAAALPVITLRPLEATPAMLASAIRNVVGEAPVRTGKVKLDIPPLVENGNTVPMTVSVDSPMTAEDHVKSIHVFNEKNPQPNIGNFYLTPQAGRAQVATRIRLADSQKVVAIAQLSDGSFWQAAVDVVVTLAACTEEVI; from the coding sequence ATGCGTCAGGGAGACCCATCCACCCGCCGCCGTTTCCTGAAGCTGACCGGCAGCGCCGCGGTTGCGGCCGCATTGCCCGTGATCACGCTGCGGCCACTGGAGGCGACGCCGGCCATGCTGGCTTCCGCGATCCGCAACGTCGTCGGCGAGGCCCCGGTCAGGACCGGCAAGGTCAAGCTCGACATCCCGCCGCTGGTTGAGAACGGCAATACCGTGCCGATGACGGTCAGCGTCGACAGCCCGATGACGGCGGAGGATCACGTCAAGAGCATCCACGTCTTCAACGAGAAGAACCCGCAGCCCAATATCGGCAATTTCTACCTGACACCGCAGGCCGGCCGCGCGCAGGTCGCAACCCGCATCCGGCTTGCCGACAGCCAGAAGGTGGTGGCGATCGCACAGCTTTCGGACGGCAGTTTCTGGCAGGCCGCCGTCGACGTCGTGGTCACGCTCGCCGCCTGCACCGAGGAGGTGATCTGA
- the soxX gene encoding sulfur oxidation c-type cytochrome SoxX produces the protein MARRLNRRAALALILALPCSAAAQALKPYAVVGDGIPQSLTGVPGDPAHGRALVLDRTSTCILCHSGPFPETRFQGDLAPSLAGAGSRASAAQLRLRLVDASHLNPATIMPSYYRAEGLDRVGPAWRGKPILSADQIEDIVAYLVTLRD, from the coding sequence TTGGCTAGGCGGCTCAATCGACGCGCCGCGCTTGCGCTGATCCTGGCGCTGCCGTGCAGCGCGGCGGCGCAGGCACTCAAGCCCTACGCCGTCGTCGGCGACGGCATTCCGCAATCGCTCACCGGGGTGCCCGGCGATCCCGCGCACGGCCGGGCGCTGGTGCTCGACCGCACCTCGACCTGCATCCTCTGCCATTCCGGCCCGTTTCCGGAAACCCGGTTCCAGGGTGATCTTGCGCCCAGCCTCGCCGGCGCCGGGAGCCGCGCCTCGGCGGCCCAGCTAAGGCTGCGGCTGGTCGATGCCTCCCATCTCAATCCCGCAACCATCATGCCCTCCTATTACCGCGCCGAAGGACTAGATCGGGTTGGCCCCGCCTGGCGGGGCAAGCCGATCCTGTCCGCCGACCAGATCGAGGACATCGTGGCCTATCTCGTAACCTTGCGCGACTAG